The sequence CCCGATGGCTTGAAACGTAGCCAAGCCCACTGTGCCATAGCGAGTGTATTGGGTAATTTTCCGGCGCCCGGCTTCTCCTTCTTTTTTCAATTGCTCTAAAGAAGGGATCACAGCTGTAAGCAATTGCATAATAATGGATGCAGAAATGTACGGCATAACACCCAGCGCGAATAGAGACAGGCGCTCCAACGCCCCACCCGAGAACATATTGAACATGTTCAATATGGTGTCTTTTTGCTGCTCCACGAAACTGGCCATTGCATCCGGATCAATTCCAGGTACCGGGATAAAAGAACCCACCCGAAATACGATCAGAGCCAGAGCCACGAACAATAGACGATTCTTCAGTTCCGATAATTTACCGGAACCCAACGCATCCATCATTGCTGAACGATTTGCCGCCAATGTACTATCCTTCGACTTTGCCGCCGGCCGCTTCGATTGCCGCTTTGGCGCCTTTCGTTGCACCAATACCTTTAAGCGTCACAGCACGACTGATTTCACCTGAAGCAATTACTTTGGCAGTTTTTACATTCTTGGCGATAATGTTGGCCTTTTTCAAGGTTTCCAAGTCGGCCATATCCCCTTCAACTTTGGCGAGTTCATGCAAGCGAATTTCGGCATGGAACAAGCTTTTGCGTGAAGTAAAACCCACTTTGGGCAGGCGTCTCTGCAAAGGCATCTGACCGCCTTCGAAGCCTACCTTGTGAAAACCGCCGGAGCGTGAATGCTGTCCCTTATGACCTCTACCACCGGTTTTGCCCAAACCGGAGCCAATACCACGTCCGACACGCTTCGCGTCTTTTTTGGATCCTTCTGCGGGCTGTAATGTGTTGAGACGCATTTTAAACTTCCTCTACTTTCAACAGGTAAGAGACTTTGTTGATCATACCCCGGTTGCAAGGCGTATCCTGCACGGTTACCGTATGATGCATCCGACGCAACCCTAATCCCGCAACGCAGGCTTTATGGGCTTTAAGTCTGCCAATAACGCTCTTTACCAGGGTAACTTTGATTTCACCAGTGCCACTCATGTGATTATCCCACTATATCTTTTACACTTTTTCCACGTTTGGCGGCTACCGCTTCCGGAGTCGCCATTGCTGTCAACCCGTCAAAAGTGGCGCGAACCACGTTTATGGGGTTGTTGGTGCCAATACATTTGGCCAGCACATTGTGTACGCCTACCGCCTCGAATACTGCACGCATAGCACCACCGGCGATAATTCCGGTACCTTCTGATGCCGGTAACATAACCACTTTTGCAGC comes from Gammaproteobacteria bacterium and encodes:
- the rpmD gene encoding 50S ribosomal protein L30, encoding MSGTGEIKVTLVKSVIGRLKAHKACVAGLGLRRMHHTVTVQDTPCNRGMINKVSYLLKVEEV
- the rplO gene encoding 50S ribosomal protein L15, encoding MRLNTLQPAEGSKKDAKRVGRGIGSGLGKTGGRGHKGQHSRSGGFHKVGFEGGQMPLQRRLPKVGFTSRKSLFHAEIRLHELAKVEGDMADLETLKKANIIAKNVKTAKVIASGEISRAVTLKGIGATKGAKAAIEAAGGKVEG